TGATGAGCATGAGGTCGCGCTTGCCGACCTTCTCCCCGCCCCCGGAGAGCAACCGGCTGGCCTGACGCAACCGCGCCCGCTCGAGCGCGTTGCGGACGCTCCGCGCGTTCGCGAAGCGCAGGCTGCTCCATGCGACGCTCGAGGTACTCGAGGAAGACCTCGCGCGCCTCGGGCGTCAACTCGTAGTTCTCCTGGTCGAGCATGAGATCACCGATCTGGATGAGCTCCTCACAAGGTGGCCCTTGCGGATGTAACCGAAGCCGTGGAGCAGTTCGGCCATGCGCATCGCCACGGTCGTCTTGCCCGTCCCGGGGCTGCCGGTGAACGACATGCCGGCCGCCGGTAGCCCACGCTTCGGACGCATGTTGCGTCCTGGTGGCTGGATCAGGTCAGCCGGTGAGGGTCCGGCCCGGTCATGGTGGTGCGGGGTGACGACCGGGCGGGGACGCTGGCGAGAGCACGGCGGCGATCGCCAGAGGGTGCCACCTTCAGCCCCGGAGGATCCGCCTCCCTTCGGCCGTCGCCTTCAGGCTGCCGCCGGGCCCCACCATCGATCTCGCCAGTGCGAGGGCAGTCGGGCCAAGCGGTTTACCCGAGTAGGAAACCAGGTGCCACGGCCGCTCGATGGGGGTGAAGGGACAGTCCCACACAGAGATGGATCCCTGGGAGATGCGGTCGGCAGCGGCGTCGAGTGCGATCAACCCGACCCCCAGCCCCATCGCCACACCTCGCTCGATGGCGGCGTTGGAGCCGAGGACCATCTTGGGCGGATCGATGCCCAGCTCGTCGAGCAGGGAGTCGACCGCAGCGCGCGTCCCAGATCCCGGTTCGCGCAGCAACCAGGTCTCGCGCGCCAGGTCGTGCACCGCATCGCCGTCCCGTGGCGTCCCCAAGGCGGGGCCGACGACGACGAGTCGGTTCTCGCCACGGGCCAGGGTATCCGCCGGGACGGCTACCGGCGGACGCCCGGCGACGACGAGGTCCGCTTGGTGGTGACGCAAGGCCTCCCACACGGTGGTGCGGTTCCCGACCTTGATGGTCACACCTGTTTGGGGATGCTGCTCGCGAAAGCGGGCGACGACGGGCAGGAGCACACGCTCGGCCGCCGTGGCCACGGCGACGAGGCGAACGATGCCGTTTGCCGGGTCTTCGATGCTGCGGGCGCGACGGGAGCCTTGTTCAAGAAGGCCGAGGCTGGTGCGTACGTCGTCGGCGAAGGCCGCTCCGGCCGTGGTGAGGCGGAGGCCGCGGCCGTGGCGGGCGACGAGTGCCACACCCAGCTCCCGCTCGAGGTTGGCCACCGCGGCCGAGACGGCTGGCTGCGACACGAAGAGGGATTCGGCTGCGATCTGGACCGACCCCGCGTCCGCCACCGCGAGGAACGTGCGGAGCTGCCTCAACGTCATAGCCATGGGTGCTCAAAAGTCAATCGTTCAGGGCGCACCCGCCACGGCGTCGATGAACAGCTCGATGAGGCCGCCAGCGGGGCTTGCCGGGAGAGGTCGAGCGGCTTGCCCACATCGCCGCGTCGACGACAGGCCGGGGAGACAGTTGTCCCGCGTGCCACTATGGAGCGGAACGTGCCGTCGTGCCTGTCCTCGAGCCGGCGCCGGAGGCCCGTGACGAGCGCGACCCTGTTTTCGGGCACGACGGTGATGGGCATGGACGGGCCGGCACGGTGGGAGGCAGGCATTCCCAGCTCATCGAACCTCGAGCGATGCGTTGGTGTGATCCACGCCATCGTCGGCGGGACGCCACGTCGTCCACGTGCCGCCCGGGCTGCGGATGGACCAGGGCTCGTGCCCGTGCGAACGGCCGGCCACGGTGATCCACTTCCCGCCGATCAGTTCCTGGAGCACCTGGTTGCGCTGGATGATCGCATCGGTGCGCTCAAGGGGCGCCTGGATGATCGCGAGCAGGCGCAGCGGTTCGTGCATGCGACGCTCTCCAACGCCCACCGCCTGCGCGGGGAGGCCGACCTGGAGGTCGCCCCCCTCGCCGAGGCCGACGCCGATGCCGCCCACCGGGTTGTGCAGCGTCTTGTCTCCCGCGCCGAACTGGTCGGGATCGACCGACGAGAAGTAGTACTGAGCGGAGATCCACTGGCCGACGACGAGCGGCGCGGTGAGGATCGTCTCCAGGGCGCTGCCGTCGCCATCGCCCTCCGCATCGTAGGAGTGCAGGAACACGCGACATGCCAGGTCGAGTCCGGCGGTGAGCGAGCGGGGTCCGACGACGAACGCAGCATTGCCGGCGAGCCCCCACTCAGGACGCACCTGCGCCCAGTCGTACCCGCGGACCCGGACCTTCCGGGGATCTCCCGGGAGCCGCCTGGCGCGCTCGCGTGCGAGCCGTTCACCGGCCACCGCGACGTCCCGCTCGAAGGCTGCGACCAGCCGTTCGTGGCTGTCCGGTACGGCCTCGCGGTCGAGAACGGTCACTTCGTCGGAGGCGGTGTCGTGCTGGGCGGCAACGAAGAGGGTGTCGTCGGGCACCGTGATGCCTCGCTCTTTGAGCCCGGCACGGACCCCAGGGTCGTTGAGGATGGCCACTGCCACTCGGGCGCTGGGCCCACCGGGGGCGCCGCCGCACGCGCCGCAGTCATAGGAGGATGCGTGCGGGTTGTTGACGTTGTGGCTGCCGTGCCCGCAGAACACGACGAGCCGGGCGAAGCGGGTCAAGCCCATGGTCCGGACGATGCTGTCGGCGAAGGAGACCCGCTCCCCGAGCGCCAAGCCGGAGCTGCCGTCGCGTTCCGCCTCGACAACCGGGCGTGTCTGCGGGGAGGCTAGTCGGCGCGTCATCAGCGTCAGGCGACGCGCCAAGCCTGGTGCCAGCGTCCTGGCCGCGGCCACGGGACCCATGAGGTAACCCGCCGCCTCGGCGAGCACGAACGGACCGTCCAGGCTCTCTTTGGGGGCGTGGAAGGTCTCCCGTGCTGCGCCGGCGGCTCGCCGGGTGGTGAGGTAGCCGAGGGCGCTGTCAGGGACGAGCGGCTGCTCGGCGACCTCGTGGTCAGCCGTCAGCAGCGGAGGGCAGCGCGGCTGGCTCACCGTCGACCCCAGCTGCCGCCAGCGCACGGGAACGCCGAAGAACCCGGCGAACCCCATGGTCTCGTAGGGGCCGCATGTCTCCAGGTGCCGTTCCAGGCCCTCCGAGCGCACGTCGATGCAGAATGCCGCTTGCACGTCCGGCCGCTCGGTCGCCGGGCCGGGGTCCGGGCGGCTCAGCAGCCCCAGCAGACGATCGCGGAAGTTGCCCTCCTGCGCCTCGAGCCACAGCGACTTCCGTATCGACGGCGGCACCTGCTGCAGGACGTCACGCACGGCGGAGGTGGCGGAGGGATCGTCGGAGGTGGTGCCGAGAGCGGCGAGCACCGCCGTCACCCGGTGCTCGAGGAGGTTCTCGACCATCTGGTTCTCGTGCTGCGGGGGCTGCCGGCCCGGGCCCAGCGCTGGGCCGCCCTGAGGGTCGACGCCGGTCAGCGACGGGCGGGGGAGCGCAGCTGCGCCATGGGCCGCCGTTGCCGTGGCGGCCACCTGCGCGGCGAGCAGGTCCACGAGGCGCAACGGGGGACGATCGTGGTCGGGCGGAGCCCACTCGTCGTACCAGCGCGCGTACCCGGCCCAGCCCGGAAGCCGGCCGAGGTGCTCGCGAAGGGCGTCGACGCGATCGCCGTCGTCGACATCCAGCGCGTCGAGGGAGGCGGCGAGTGCCTCGACCGGATCGTCAGGTAGTTGGGCCAGCCACTGCATGCCGGTCGGGCCAGCGAGGCGCCGGAGCCGCCGGTCGTGTCGCGCGAGCTCTCGCCACGCACGGAAGAACCCGTGCTCGCGGCGGGGCATGGGCCATGGGACGCCGGTCTCGTCGACGAAGACTGCACACCACGCGGCCACGAGCCAGCTGACCGCTCGGACGGTCTCTACATTCGTACGGCCGACCCGATCGCCGGCGGTGTCCCGGGGCTTGTCGTCCGGTCCCACGAGCAGGTCCAAAAGGACGATCTCCACCGCATCGACCGTTCGCTCCCCGATCTCGAGGTTGGCCTGCGGCGCGAGCTTCGGGGCGACTTCGATGATGGCGTGCCGGAGATCGGCATCGGTGATGACCCCGCGCTCGTGGGCATCGCGGAACGCGGCGAGCGTCATGTGGGTGCGTGCCCGCAACCACCGGCGGGCGACGGCGGTGGCGTCGTCGAAGGGCAGGTGCTGCAGGCCGAGGAGGGGATTGACCGCCACGAAGCTGGTCAGCGGCCAGAGCGGAGCGATGATCTGCGCCGCTTTGGAGACATCGGCGAGGAGTTCGGTGTGGCGGG
The Egibacteraceae bacterium genome window above contains:
- a CDS encoding LysR family transcriptional regulator; protein product: MAMTLRQLRTFLAVADAGSVQIAAESLFVSQPAVSAAVANLERELGVALVARHGRGLRLTTAGAAFADDVRTSLGLLEQGSRRARSIEDPANGIVRLVAVATAAERVLLPVVARFREQHPQTGVTIKVGNRTTVWEALRHHQADLVVAGRPPVAVPADTLARGENRLVVVGPALGTPRDGDAVHDLARETWLLREPGSGTRAAVDSLLDELGIDPPKMVLGSNAAIERGVAMGLGVGLIALDAAADRISQGSISVWDCPFTPIERPWHLVSYSGKPLGPTALALARSMVGPGGSLKATAEGRRILRG
- a CDS encoding DUF2309 domain-containing protein — protein: MSNRSNGRRGRSARHTELLADVSKAAQIIAPLWPLTSFVAVNPLLGLQHLPFDDATAVARRWLRARTHMTLAAFRDAHERGVITDADLRHAIIEVAPKLAPQANLEIGERTVDAVEIVLLDLLVGPDDKPRDTAGDRVGRTNVETVRAVSWLVAAWCAVFVDETGVPWPMPRREHGFFRAWRELARHDRRLRRLAGPTGMQWLAQLPDDPVEALAASLDALDVDDGDRVDALREHLGRLPGWAGYARWYDEWAPPDHDRPPLRLVDLLAAQVAATATAAHGAAALPRPSLTGVDPQGGPALGPGRQPPQHENQMVENLLEHRVTAVLAALGTTSDDPSATSAVRDVLQQVPPSIRKSLWLEAQEGNFRDRLLGLLSRPDPGPATERPDVQAAFCIDVRSEGLERHLETCGPYETMGFAGFFGVPVRWRQLGSTVSQPRCPPLLTADHEVAEQPLVPDSALGYLTTRRAAGAARETFHAPKESLDGPFVLAEAAGYLMGPVAAARTLAPGLARRLTLMTRRLASPQTRPVVEAERDGSSGLALGERVSFADSIVRTMGLTRFARLVVFCGHGSHNVNNPHASSYDCGACGGAPGGPSARVAVAILNDPGVRAGLKERGITVPDDTLFVAAQHDTASDEVTVLDREAVPDSHERLVAAFERDVAVAGERLARERARRLPGDPRKVRVRGYDWAQVRPEWGLAGNAAFVVGPRSLTAGLDLACRVFLHSYDAEGDGDGSALETILTAPLVVGQWISAQYYFSSVDPDQFGAGDKTLHNPVGGIGVGLGEGGDLQVGLPAQAVGVGERRMHEPLRLLAIIQAPLERTDAIIQRNQVLQELIGGKWITVAGRSHGHEPWSIRSPGGTWTTWRPADDGVDHTNASLEVR